In Brevibacterium zhoupengii, the following are encoded in one genomic region:
- a CDS encoding APC family permease produces the protein MVSSHEQTTAYADEQKQHLKKTLGRFDIVLIVMSAVLSIEVLAETAGFGAETFTWTLVLAVFFLVPYALVFAETGSSFVGEGGAYLWVRQAFGRPAGAIASILSWVTQPVWVGGSMAFLATGTWNQFISPLEAGSVADWIFKIVFIWITVLAAIVSLSKAKWLPTLGGALKVIFIAFFLFTTIIYAVQHGVQPLHLSDFSPSLGGFLGLVPLLLFSYLGFEASNSASDEMKDPKKDIPAAIARSGFISALCYLLPVLAMLLVLPTETITGIGGMLDAVKTVFTIYGPAADVMVVTAALLFVIILASQGAAWMIMSDRMQALTAADGAFFGGFFGKISRGLGTPVNVNLLSGVVATVFLIAAMQLSGDAGALFGVVLSISISTFLLSYLLIIPAAIKLRWKHPDIERPFRVPVGNVGFTILGGLAFLWVLLGSWVAIFPGTLDRFFGLDYDFLDEWGVDQGPFTALTLGTLIVLAALAIVGYVRGAKIRAYRPALDPETLQAGLDNNLDKPLTTPEGV, from the coding sequence ATGGTGTCTTCACACGAACAGACCACCGCGTACGCGGATGAGCAGAAACAGCATCTGAAGAAGACGCTCGGCCGTTTCGACATCGTGCTCATCGTCATGTCGGCCGTACTCAGCATCGAAGTCCTCGCCGAAACGGCAGGCTTCGGCGCGGAGACCTTCACCTGGACCCTCGTCCTCGCCGTCTTCTTCCTCGTGCCCTACGCTCTTGTGTTCGCCGAGACCGGCAGCTCGTTCGTCGGCGAGGGCGGCGCCTACCTGTGGGTCCGCCAAGCCTTCGGCCGACCAGCCGGTGCGATCGCGTCGATCCTCAGCTGGGTCACACAGCCGGTGTGGGTCGGCGGATCGATGGCGTTCCTCGCCACTGGCACCTGGAACCAGTTCATCAGCCCGCTTGAGGCAGGCTCCGTCGCTGACTGGATCTTCAAGATCGTCTTCATCTGGATCACGGTGCTCGCAGCGATCGTGTCGCTGTCGAAGGCGAAGTGGCTGCCCACACTCGGCGGTGCTCTCAAGGTGATCTTCATTGCGTTCTTCCTCTTCACCACGATCATCTACGCAGTCCAGCACGGAGTGCAGCCGCTGCACCTCTCGGACTTCAGCCCCAGCCTCGGCGGGTTCCTGGGTCTCGTCCCGCTGCTGCTCTTCTCCTACCTCGGTTTCGAGGCCTCGAACAGCGCATCGGATGAGATGAAGGACCCGAAGAAGGACATCCCAGCCGCGATCGCACGCTCTGGTTTCATCTCGGCCCTCTGCTACCTCCTGCCGGTTCTCGCCATGCTGCTCGTGCTTCCCACCGAGACCATCACTGGCATCGGAGGCATGCTCGATGCAGTCAAGACCGTGTTCACCATCTACGGTCCCGCAGCCGACGTCATGGTCGTCACCGCTGCCCTGCTGTTCGTCATCATCCTCGCCTCGCAGGGCGCTGCTTGGATGATCATGAGCGACCGCATGCAGGCACTCACGGCTGCAGATGGGGCGTTCTTCGGCGGCTTCTTCGGCAAGATCTCACGCGGTCTCGGCACCCCGGTCAACGTCAACCTGCTCTCAGGAGTCGTGGCTACTGTGTTCCTCATTGCGGCCATGCAGCTCAGCGGCGATGCCGGGGCTCTCTTCGGAGTCGTGCTCTCGATCTCCATCTCGACGTTCCTGCTCAGCTACCTCCTCATCATCCCGGCAGCCATCAAGCTGCGCTGGAAGCACCCGGACATCGAGCGCCCGTTCCGCGTGCCGGTCGGCAACGTCGGCTTCACGATCCTCGGCGGACTTGCCTTCCTCTGGGTACTGCTTGGCTCCTGGGTCGCGATCTTCCCCGGCACACTCGATCGATTCTTCGGCCTCGACTATGACTTCCTCGACGAATGGGGCGTCGACCAAGGGCCATTCACCGCACTCACCCTCGGCACTCTCATCGTCCTCGCCGCCCTCGCGATCGTCGGTTATGTCCGCGGCGCGAAGATCCGCGCGTACCGACCTGCCCTTGACCCCGAGACTCTGCAGGCCGGTCTCGACAACAATCTCGACAAGCCACTCACAACCCCGGAAGGTGTCTGA
- a CDS encoding primary-amine oxidase, translating into MTTTTSTTSTASTTSHPLDRLTGEEIELNRAIIVDAGHVSEQTLFALVSLVEPDKRDVIAGATDLDRRVRSLLVERGSGEQTEILVSLTQRKVLLARVLDVATEGQAPITMTEYESAEQMIRNDATFRAAVEARGITDIETVRICALSAGRFDIPGEEGRRLVRGSSFIQSDPHDNAWAHPLEGLVAYLDLNTGEVIDVIDTDIVPVPKERFDYHLDSWLPEPRTTQKPIEISQPEGVSFSLDGDVLTWEKWQVRLGFDPVEGLVLHQISFDDNGQQRPIVYRASVAEMVVPYGDPSPVRFWQNYFDAGEYSMGKSANSLELGCDCLGEIQYSDAVLADEQGHARTIKNAICIHEEDAGILFKHTDEFTGAADVRRNRRIVISFFITVGNYDYGFYWYLYLDGTIELECKATGIVYTAAYGDEAQRQRWSSPLGDENLGMPFHQHMFCARLDMQVDGIENAVDEQEVVRVPFGDDNPYGNAFTRKQTRLTEEGGRLADGEAGRVWHIVNPEKQNRHGFPVGYQLHMPDEPTMMAAEGSSISKRAGFGSKHVWLTRFDENERFPSGTYPNQNPGQGTITQWVEQQRPVDGDDIVLWCSFAMTHFPRPEDWPIMPVDRLGFSMKPYGFFDQNPALDVPRPKSGHCAAQDGHSCECG; encoded by the coding sequence ATGACTACGACCACCTCGACGACGTCAACCGCGTCGACCACTTCGCACCCCCTCGACCGCCTGACCGGCGAAGAGATCGAACTCAACCGCGCCATCATCGTCGACGCCGGCCACGTCAGCGAGCAAACACTGTTCGCTCTCGTCAGCCTCGTTGAACCCGATAAGCGTGACGTGATCGCCGGCGCGACCGACCTCGACCGTCGTGTGCGCTCACTCCTCGTCGAACGCGGCAGCGGCGAACAGACCGAAATCCTCGTGTCATTGACCCAGCGCAAGGTCCTGCTCGCACGCGTCCTCGATGTTGCGACCGAGGGTCAGGCGCCGATCACGATGACCGAATACGAGTCCGCCGAGCAGATGATCCGCAACGACGCCACGTTCCGTGCCGCCGTCGAAGCACGCGGGATCACCGACATCGAGACCGTGCGCATCTGTGCGCTCTCGGCCGGCCGCTTCGACATTCCCGGCGAAGAGGGTCGCCGCCTCGTGCGCGGTTCGTCCTTCATCCAGTCCGACCCGCACGACAACGCCTGGGCACACCCGCTCGAGGGACTCGTCGCCTACCTCGATCTCAACACCGGCGAGGTCATCGATGTCATCGACACCGACATCGTGCCGGTGCCCAAGGAGCGCTTCGACTACCACCTCGACTCGTGGCTGCCTGAGCCTCGCACCACGCAGAAGCCGATCGAGATCTCACAGCCCGAAGGTGTCAGTTTCTCACTCGACGGTGACGTGCTGACGTGGGAGAAGTGGCAGGTCCGTCTCGGCTTCGACCCGGTCGAAGGACTCGTTCTCCACCAGATCAGCTTCGATGACAACGGGCAGCAGCGCCCCATCGTCTACCGTGCCTCTGTCGCAGAGATGGTCGTGCCCTACGGCGATCCGAGCCCCGTGCGCTTTTGGCAAAACTACTTCGACGCCGGCGAATACTCAATGGGCAAGAGCGCGAACTCGCTCGAACTCGGCTGCGACTGCCTCGGCGAGATCCAGTACTCCGACGCCGTGCTCGCCGACGAACAGGGCCACGCACGCACCATCAAGAACGCTATCTGCATCCACGAAGAGGACGCGGGCATCCTCTTCAAGCACACCGATGAGTTCACCGGAGCCGCCGACGTGCGCCGCAACCGCCGCATCGTCATCTCCTTCTTCATCACCGTCGGCAACTACGACTACGGCTTCTACTGGTACCTCTACCTCGACGGCACGATCGAACTCGAGTGCAAGGCCACCGGCATCGTCTACACCGCAGCCTACGGCGACGAGGCTCAGCGTCAGCGCTGGTCATCGCCGCTCGGGGATGAAAATTTGGGCATGCCCTTCCACCAGCACATGTTCTGCGCCCGCCTCGACATGCAGGTCGACGGCATCGAGAACGCGGTCGACGAGCAGGAGGTCGTGCGCGTACCCTTCGGCGATGACAACCCGTACGGCAATGCGTTCACCCGCAAGCAGACCCGCCTCACCGAGGAGGGCGGTCGGCTCGCCGATGGTGAGGCCGGTCGCGTGTGGCACATCGTCAACCCGGAGAAGCAGAACCGTCACGGCTTCCCCGTCGGCTATCAGCTGCACATGCCCGATGAGCCGACGATGATGGCCGCCGAGGGCTCGTCGATCTCGAAGCGGGCAGGCTTCGGATCGAAGCACGTGTGGCTGACCCGGTTCGACGAGAACGAACGGTTCCCATCGGGCACGTACCCGAACCAGAACCCGGGCCAGGGCACCATCACTCAGTGGGTTGAACAGCAGCGCCCGGTCGACGGTGACGACATCGTCCTCTGGTGCTCGTTCGCGATGACTCACTTCCCTCGCCCAGAGGATTGGCCGATCATGCCGGTCGATCGCCTCGGATTCTCGATGAAGCCCTATGGCTTCTTCGACCAGAATCCGGCACTCGACGTGCCCCGACCCAAATCAGGTCACTGCGCGGCACAGGACGGCCACTCCTGCGAGTGCGGCTGA
- a CDS encoding TetR/AcrR family transcriptional regulator produces the protein MARPKNQNARREQLVKSAKQAIVERGLNGLRAIDVAAYSELGAGSVAYYYPDLGDLVRDVHEDAVSRFYWNRRQQGAESEDPRARLGRIIRSGIPQSREDIDFQVLNELHTHAYRDTFHALLMAELYRLEVSLYVDVLSDGVEAGEFTMALPVETAASNLVAMEDAYGLHLMGGTPLDGEDIYRMIAANAGIMTGCRLGDG, from the coding sequence ATGGCGAGACCGAAGAATCAGAATGCGCGTCGTGAACAGCTGGTCAAGTCGGCGAAGCAGGCGATTGTCGAGCGTGGTCTCAACGGCCTTCGTGCCATCGATGTTGCCGCCTACTCCGAGCTGGGTGCCGGGTCGGTGGCGTACTACTATCCGGACCTCGGCGATCTGGTGCGCGACGTGCACGAGGATGCCGTTTCGCGTTTCTACTGGAACCGCAGGCAGCAGGGGGCCGAGAGTGAGGATCCTCGGGCCAGACTCGGGCGCATCATCCGTAGCGGAATTCCACAGTCGCGCGAGGACATCGATTTCCAAGTGCTCAACGAACTGCACACTCATGCCTACCGGGATACGTTTCACGCTTTGCTTATGGCGGAGTTGTATCGTCTCGAGGTTTCGCTCTACGTCGATGTGCTGAGCGACGGTGTTGAGGCGGGTGAATTCACGATGGCGCTGCCGGTCGAGACGGCGGCGAGCAATCTGGTCGCGATGGAGGATGCCTACGGGCTGCACCTTATGGGCGGGACACCGCTTGATGGTGAGGACATCTATCGGATGATCGCCGCCAACGCCGGGATTATGACGGGGTGTCGGTTGGGTGACGGATGA